GGTAATGCCCGTATGTTCTTCGCTCCCGCCCTTGCCGGAGTCATCATCCCACTCAAATTCTTCCTCGTCCGACTGTTCGTCGTCCTCAGGATTATCAGGGAGATCTGCGAAGAAGTCGTCGTTACTCATCGTCACCTACACTTCGCCATCAGATGGTCTGTGTTCGTCAGTAGCTGCCACCACGAGGCCCATCTTACGATTGGGGCACATCAGCGGTTGTATCGCCGTAGGTCCGGTCTTGCCCAATCATGACGCGCACGCCCGTCACCAATGTCGCCAGGGCAATCCCCAATAAAATACCGCGTGCACCAGCGCTGAGCGGAATCGCCATCAGCCAATCCGTCACCTGCTGGAACGGCTCCAGTTGTTGTAAAGGCACTGCGCCAATGAGAATAATCAGCATCCCCGCAAGGAAGACCAGCCGCCCCCAGGTAATGCCTGTACGCAACAAGCGAAAAGCCCCATATACCAGCGCAAAGCAGATGAGCGCAGCCAGGGCCGATTCAATCTGTACCTGCACATCTTCTAACAGAAAATTCTGCTCTGGGGATTCTAAATAAACGACCAGCCCCAAAAAGAAGCTCACAACCAGGACAAGGCTGTTCACACGGGCGCCCATCGTCGCCCCCCGCACCACGCGGACGGCATTCACAGAGAGCAGATTAAAGATGCCGATCATCAGCGTGAAGGCAATGACGATCACCACAAGCTGGATAAACAAGCGTGCCAGGGCGTTTAAAGGTGCCAACAGGGGCCCAAATTCCCCAAATGCACTGCCATCGCCCACCAGCAAGCCGACCAGCGTCAGCATACCGAAGGCGATCACAATCGTTGTATAGAGGACGAAACCCAAGCGCACACGCATCATAAAATCCCTGTATAAAGCCCTACATCAAAGCCTGAAGTCTAAATTACGCTGAATACTGCTGTGCCAGGTTCGCAGCCAGCAGCAACAGCATGGCGATAATTAAAGCCCATCGCAATAGGTCGATAGTCAAGTTGCGGTTTGCAAGATGGGCGCTCCCGCTTAAATAAGCCGCCCCACCGAATATCTCATCACCAATCAGCGCATGATCTGCCATGGCATAAGCAACAGCTTGCCCTTCCAGCGTGCTGCTTGTTGCGATTGTCGTCAAACCACGCCGACCAGCAGAAGCCAGCACCAGCGAGAGTTCAACACCATAGCGACCCACCAAAACATGGCTGTTGATGCGATCATCACCAGCCAGCGTGGTCAGCGCGCCGGAATAGGCCAGCGCACGGGGGCCAGCCGGGTACCAGCGCACATTGGTAGAGGTATAGCTCGCCAGCATATGACGAGATGCATAGGCACGGCGCAGCGTATCCACAGCCAAGGGGATTGTGCTTGTCTCGGATGTGGTGAGGATGGGAGCGATATCGCCAATCGTCGCGGGTTGTATGGCGTAATAGGCCGCTTCTGCGGCGACGAGGGCAAGCATTGTATTTTCATCACCCAGGCTAGCGCCGCCAAAACCAATATGCAGCGGGCGGCTGGATTCAATGCTTTCTCCCGCCAGGGTTGGCAGAACAGAATAGGCACTGATAGGCCGTAATGGTGCCGGTTTACGACGACGCACGATCAACGAGACGGCGAACGTCACGACAATGATGATAATTGTAATAACCTGGACATCGGATGCCACAGCGCTCTCCTGTGGTGAGATGATAAGATTGGACGCCCCCACTTACAGGCTGCAAACAAACATCTATCGCAACAGATTGGCTCAGGCTTCATCGTCCAGGCGGCG
The Phototrophicus methaneseepsis DNA segment above includes these coding regions:
- a CDS encoding DUF6754 domain-containing protein; translation: MASDVQVITIIIIVVTFAVSLIVRRRKPAPLRPISAYSVLPTLAGESIESSRPLHIGFGGASLGDENTMLALVAAEAAYYAIQPATIGDIAPILTTSETSTIPLAVDTLRRAYASRHMLASYTSTNVRWYPAGPRALAYSGALTTLAGDDRINSHVLVGRYGVELSLVLASAGRRGLTTIATSSTLEGQAVAYAMADHALIGDEIFGGAAYLSGSAHLANRNLTIDLLRWALIIAMLLLLAANLAQQYSA